The Nocardioides ochotonae genome segment ACCCAGATCCGCGCGAGCAGGTCCGGCCCGGCCGGCATCGCCAAGCGCACCACCGCCTCGGTGCCGTCGTCCTCGCGCAGCACCGTGATCGGCGCGCTGGCCGCGTCGAGCGTCGGGTAGGACTCCAGCTGCCAACCGTCGCGGGCCAGCGCCTGGCGGAAGTAGCCGTGGCGGTAGAGCAGGCCGACACCGACGATCGGCACGCCGAGGTCGCTCGCGGCCTTGAGGTGGTCGCCGGCGAGGATCCCGAGGCCGCCGGAGTACTGCGGCAGCACCGCGGTGATGCCGAACTCCGGGGAGAAGTAGCCGATCGCGGCGGGCAGCCGGTCCCCCGCGGCCAGCCGGCGCTGGTACCAGCGCTCGCCGGTGAGGTACGCCGTCAGCGCGGCGCGCGCCGCGGCCAGCCGCTCCAGGAACCCGGCGTCCCCGGCCAGCTGGGCCAGCCGGTCCGGACCGACCGCCGACAGCAGCGCGACCGGGTCGTGGCCGCGGGCGTGCCACAGATCGGGGTCGACCTCGGCGAACAGGTCCTGGGTCGGTGGGTGCCAGACCCAGCGCAGGTTGAGGGCGAGCTCGCCCAGCGTGGCCAGCTCGGCCGGCAGGACGGGGCGGACGGTGAGTCGTCGGATGGCGCGCACCGCTCGACCGTAGCCCAGCAGCCGCCGCCCGGTCAGGCGTCTGCCGCCCCCCGCGTGACGGTCCCGGGTCTTTCACGTGACATCGCGGCGACGGCCCGTCGTGTCGCCCGCGTGACAGCACGGATCGCGCCACACTCGCGGCACCGGAACCGACACCCGACGCTTCCGGACCCGAGGCTGGACGACGGCATTGGGTACAGGCCCCCGGGTCAGCGCCTCCCCCGTGGGTGCCCCCTCAGCAAGGTTGGAGCAATGGTCGGACGCATCCCCGTCATGAACGTCCATCCCCTCGTCGATCTCGGCCGCCAAGCGGCCAAGGCCACCGTCGGCGAGCCACTGCCCGTGCGGGCGACGATCTTCCGGGAGGGCCACGACCGGCTCGGGGCCGACGTCGTGCTCACCGGGCCCGACGGCGTACGACGGCCGCCGGTGCGGATGACCCCGCACCCGGACGTGCCCGACCGCTACGAGGCCGAGGTGGTGCCCGACGCCGAGGGAACGTGGACCTTCGAGATCCAGGCATGGTCGGACCCGATCGCCACCTGGCAGCACGCCGCCGGGCTGAAGATCCCGGCCGGCGTGGACGTCGAGCTGATGTTCACCGAGGGCCGGCTGCTGCTCGAGCAGGTGCTCGCGGGTCTCGAGAAGGGCTCCCCCGCCCTCCCCGTCGTGAAGGCCGGCCTCCAGGCCGCCACCGACACCTCGCGCCCGGTCGAGGCCCGGCTGGCCGCGCTCCAGGACCCCGCGCTCGAGGCGGTGCTCCACGCCCACCCGGTGCGCGAGCTGCTCACCGTCGAGGGCCCGTTCCCGGCGTACGCCGACCGGGCCAAGGCCCTGTTCAGCAGCTGGTATGAGTTCTTCCCGCGCTCCGAGGGCGCCGTCGAGGACCCGCTCACCGGGCAGGTCGCCTCCGGCACCTTCCGCACCGCCGCCAAGCGCCTGGACGCGGTCGCGGAGATGGGCTTCGACGTCATCTACCTGCCGCCGATCCACCCGATCGGCGAGGTCAACCGCAAGGGCCCCAACAACAGCGTGCTCACCGAGCCCGGCCCCGCGCCGGAGGACTGGCCAGGCTCGCCGTGGGCGATCGGCTCGCGCCACGGCGGTCACGACGCGATCCACCCCGACCTCGGCACCCTCGAGGACTTCGACGCCTTCGTGGCCCGCGCCCGCGAGCTGGGCCTCGAGGTCGCCCTCGACCTCGCCCTCCAGGCCGCGCCCGACCACCCGTGGGTCACCTCGCACCCGGAGTGGTTCACCACCCGCGCCGACGGGACCATCGCCTACGCCGAGAACCCGCCCAAGAAGTACCAGGACATCTACCCGGTCAACTTCGACAACGACCCCGAGGGCATCGCCCAAGAGGTCCTGCGGATCGTGCGGCACTGGATGTCGCACGGCGTGCGGATCTTCCGCGTCGACAACCCCCACACCAAGCCGCTGAGGTTCTGGGAGTGGCTGCTCGCCGAGGTCCGGCGCACCGACCCCGACGTGATCTTCCTGTCCGAGGCGTTCACCCGCCCGGCGATGATGCACGGGCTCGGCGCCATCGGCTTCCACCAGAGCTACACCTACTTCACCTGGCGCACCGCGCGCTGGGAGCTGGAGGAGTACCTCCGCGAGCTCGCCCACGAGTCCGACCACCTGATGCGCCCGAACT includes the following:
- a CDS encoding alpha-1,4-glucan--maltose-1-phosphate maltosyltransferase; this encodes MVGRIPVMNVHPLVDLGRQAAKATVGEPLPVRATIFREGHDRLGADVVLTGPDGVRRPPVRMTPHPDVPDRYEAEVVPDAEGTWTFEIQAWSDPIATWQHAAGLKIPAGVDVELMFTEGRLLLEQVLAGLEKGSPALPVVKAGLQAATDTSRPVEARLAALQDPALEAVLHAHPVRELLTVEGPFPAYADRAKALFSSWYEFFPRSEGAVEDPLTGQVASGTFRTAAKRLDAVAEMGFDVIYLPPIHPIGEVNRKGPNNSVLTEPGPAPEDWPGSPWAIGSRHGGHDAIHPDLGTLEDFDAFVARARELGLEVALDLALQAAPDHPWVTSHPEWFTTRADGTIAYAENPPKKYQDIYPVNFDNDPEGIAQEVLRIVRHWMSHGVRIFRVDNPHTKPLRFWEWLLAEVRRTDPDVIFLSEAFTRPAMMHGLGAIGFHQSYTYFTWRTARWELEEYLRELAHESDHLMRPNFFVNTPDILHAYLQYGGPAAFKVRAAIAATGSPSWGVYAGYELYEHVAVRPGSEEYLDSEKYQIRIRDWDGAAAEGRTLAPYLTRLNEIRRRHPALQLLRNVAIHSSDDENILVFSKTCADPQRPGDPEDPGDTVIVVVNLDPHGTRETTVHLDLPAMGMDVGEVFGVHDEITGQDWTWSQHNYVRLDPAHEPAHILSVRRTR